A single genomic interval of Wolbachia endosymbiont of Diaphorina citri harbors:
- a CDS encoding crossover junction endodeoxyribonuclease RuvC: MSILTLDLGKQTGWAILTDGVIESGSKSFHGSRFSGGGMCFLNFRNWLNSLKHEFTAVYFEEVRRHLGTDAAHCYGGFLAVLSAWCEEHHVPYKGVNVKTIKRFIAGKGNASKSEVIEAIREKSFSPQDDNQADALALMFYVMDFSKDINKMKNP, translated from the coding sequence ATGTCAATCCTAACACTGGACCTCGGCAAACAAACGGGCTGGGCAATTCTTACAGATGGAGTAATTGAAAGTGGAAGCAAAAGCTTTCATGGTAGTCGTTTCAGTGGAGGCGGAATGTGCTTCTTAAACTTTCGTAATTGGCTTAATTCTTTGAAACATGAGTTCACTGCAGTGTATTTTGAAGAAGTGAGAAGACATCTAGGAACTGATGCAGCCCATTGCTACGGTGGGTTTCTTGCAGTGCTGTCTGCTTGGTGTGAAGAACATCATGTGCCATACAAAGGTGTTAATGTTAAAACTATCAAACGCTTCATAGCAGGTAAAGGCAATGCAAGTAAAAGTGAAGTTATTGAAGCGATACGTGAAAAAAGTTTTTCACCTCAAGATGATAATCAAGCAGATGCTTTAGCTTTGATGTTCTATGTTATGGATTTTAGTAAAGATATTAATAAGATGAAAAATCCATAA
- a CDS encoding DEAD/DEAH box helicase, producing the protein MSIYGRTWWGKKWLQSFSEVDYDNRLSRGRTYANTGRAFGIQINGNTITAKVSGSRPHPYKVKITLNELNSSAIRCIIENSPSILPKLINKQLPTLLFDKLNDSGIKLFPSNWEEMNASCNCPDWAMPCKHIAAVIYLIAAEIDKNPFVIFNIHNCDLLSLIDDFGNGKLENIQSILKINDLFKSSSKVKVYDQVNLNDIDLSTIPNLASCIENILTNNPLFFEKNFHSILQTAYKHWQKYPTGKSDYSFYSSKKKLSEEELFTTKWGSIEHWQTFQLFIDDQYQLIQVSNGIANSFVLSESVSRNIAQFLNDIPISLLHKLNPELRFMHIISQFARMLMEKSALVPQILQNKREEFIIRWIPALFNESVKEIHRKISSMCPPLLIQYQKTSIDPEEQVNIAVSLILLGYMANNFPAALDKYREKNTFPSSMDKYRDKHIFALFFTGSAYKFSEFSNREIPQSINLWLSRLYLTDKPYKLYLMVKDYYERFELDIQVSLDDGKSIIKLKKALSNCSTKLSILSDMGMLSEYIPELERSIDDSSRLLFSLDDFAPLFLNILPVLKAIGVIVILPKSLEKILKPKLSLNLSAKGKIEEDRKSFLTLEKLLKFDWKIAIGDKEISITEFKKLLKDSRGLIKIIDQYVLLDDKEVEALLKKFDKLPEHLSQAELMQAALGGELDGAKVGLDQQIKSLFEKLNTYVPVDVPSNLTAQLRPYQKRGFSWLVQNIETGFGSIIADDMGLGKTLQVIAAILYCKNAGFLDEDKVLIVAPTSILSNWQREMERFAPELKLFIYHGQNRELANDYDVALTSYGLARRDKKELNRVGWFLLVIDEAQNIKNPHSEQSKAIKAIAAKNKIAMSGTPVENRLLEYWSIFDFTNKYYLGTPKEFKTHFATPIEKARDKVCLERFMKVTHPFMLRRVKSDKSIIEDLPDKIENNRYCSLTPEQTALYQEVVNTTMKKIERSEGIERKGLILKLINALKQVCNHPSHFGKKKRASIEQSGKMQMLEEILIGISELAEKSLIFTQYTEMGEIIARLLEEKFESKVPFLHGSLSRKARDKMVNDFENSFRSNILIVSLKAGGTGLNLTAANHVIHYDLWWNPAVEAQATDRAYRIGQERNVMVYRLLSTGTFEERIDEMIQSKKELANLTISSGESWITEFSNNQLKDLINIRNAV; encoded by the coding sequence ATGTCTATTTACGGGAGAACATGGTGGGGTAAGAAATGGCTTCAATCTTTCAGTGAAGTTGATTACGATAACCGCCTTTCACGTGGTAGAACTTATGCTAATACTGGTCGAGCTTTTGGTATTCAAATCAACGGCAATACAATTACAGCCAAAGTTAGTGGTTCAAGACCTCATCCATATAAAGTTAAAATAACACTCAATGAATTAAATTCATCAGCTATCCGTTGTATTATTGAAAATTCTCCCTCTATATTACCTAAATTAATAAATAAACAATTACCAACACTTTTGTTTGATAAACTTAACGACTCAGGTATTAAATTATTTCCTTCGAATTGGGAAGAAATGAACGCAAGTTGCAATTGTCCTGATTGGGCTATGCCTTGTAAACATATTGCTGCTGTAATTTATCTTATTGCTGCAGAAATTGATAAAAACCCTTTCGTAATTTTCAATATTCATAATTGTGACTTGTTGTCGCTGATTGATGATTTTGGAAATGGAAAATTAGAAAACATTCAAAGTATTCTAAAAATTAATGATCTATTTAAATCGTCTTCTAAAGTTAAAGTATATGACCAAGTAAACTTAAATGATATTGATCTATCGACTATTCCTAACCTTGCTAGCTGTATCGAAAATATCTTGACGAATAATCCACTCTTTTTTGAAAAAAATTTTCACAGTATTCTGCAAACAGCTTACAAGCATTGGCAAAAATATCCTACGGGGAAATCAGATTATTCTTTCTACTCTTCCAAGAAAAAGCTATCGGAAGAAGAATTGTTTACTACCAAATGGGGAAGTATTGAACACTGGCAAACATTTCAATTATTTATCGATGACCAATACCAACTTATTCAAGTAAGCAATGGTATAGCTAATTCATTTGTGCTCAGCGAAAGTGTTTCGAGGAATATAGCACAATTTTTAAACGATATTCCTATTTCATTACTGCACAAGCTTAATCCTGAACTTCGTTTCATGCATATAATTTCACAGTTTGCACGTATGCTCATGGAAAAATCAGCGCTAGTACCACAAATACTACAAAATAAAAGAGAAGAATTTATAATTAGGTGGATCCCTGCGTTATTTAATGAATCAGTCAAAGAAATTCATAGAAAAATATCATCTATGTGTCCACCTCTACTAATTCAATATCAGAAAACTTCTATAGATCCTGAAGAACAGGTTAATATTGCAGTTTCTTTAATCCTTTTGGGATACATGGCAAATAATTTTCCTGCAGCACTTGATAAATATAGAGAAAAGAATACCTTTCCTTCATCAATGGACAAGTATAGAGACAAGCACATCTTTGCATTATTTTTTACTGGATCAGCATACAAGTTTAGTGAGTTTAGCAACAGAGAAATACCTCAATCAATTAATCTCTGGTTATCACGACTTTATTTAACAGATAAACCATACAAACTTTACTTAATGGTAAAAGATTATTATGAAAGATTTGAGCTTGATATACAGGTATCTTTAGATGATGGAAAATCGATAATAAAGCTGAAAAAAGCATTGTCTAACTGCAGCACAAAACTGAGCATTTTATCTGATATGGGAATGCTGTCCGAATACATACCTGAGCTAGAAAGATCGATTGACGACAGCAGTAGATTACTGTTTAGCTTAGATGATTTTGCACCATTGTTTTTAAATATCTTGCCGGTGTTAAAAGCAATTGGCGTTATAGTTATCTTACCAAAATCACTGGAAAAAATCCTAAAGCCAAAGTTGAGTCTTAATTTATCTGCTAAAGGCAAAATTGAAGAAGATCGGAAAAGTTTCTTAACGCTTGAGAAATTATTGAAGTTTGATTGGAAAATAGCGATAGGTGATAAAGAGATAAGCATTACAGAATTTAAAAAGCTACTGAAAGATTCTCGTGGACTTATAAAGATTATAGACCAATATGTGCTTTTGGATGATAAGGAGGTAGAAGCTCTACTGAAAAAATTTGATAAGTTACCTGAACACTTGAGTCAAGCAGAGCTGATGCAAGCTGCTTTAGGAGGTGAACTAGATGGAGCAAAGGTAGGACTTGATCAGCAGATTAAAAGCCTATTTGAAAAGCTTAACACTTATGTACCTGTTGATGTACCAAGTAACCTAACAGCACAGTTACGTCCATATCAAAAACGTGGATTTAGTTGGCTTGTGCAGAACATAGAGACGGGATTTGGTAGTATAATTGCTGATGACATGGGTCTTGGCAAAACACTACAAGTTATTGCAGCCATTTTATACTGTAAGAATGCAGGATTTTTAGATGAAGATAAAGTCTTGATAGTAGCACCAACAAGCATATTAAGCAATTGGCAACGAGAGATGGAACGTTTTGCACCAGAATTAAAGCTTTTTATCTATCATGGACAAAATCGAGAATTGGCAAATGATTATGATGTAGCTCTCACATCCTATGGTCTTGCGCGTCGTGATAAAAAAGAGCTTAACAGAGTAGGATGGTTTTTGCTCGTGATTGATGAAGCCCAAAATATAAAGAATCCCCACAGTGAACAGAGTAAAGCTATAAAAGCTATTGCAGCAAAAAATAAAATAGCAATGAGTGGTACACCTGTTGAAAATAGGCTACTAGAGTATTGGAGTATTTTTGATTTTACTAATAAATATTACCTTGGTACTCCTAAGGAATTTAAAACTCATTTTGCAACACCAATTGAAAAAGCGAGAGACAAAGTTTGTCTAGAAAGGTTCATGAAAGTTACTCATCCCTTTATGCTACGTAGGGTAAAAAGTGATAAAAGCATTATAGAGGATCTACCAGATAAAATTGAAAATAATCGTTATTGTTCTCTAACTCCAGAGCAAACAGCACTTTATCAAGAAGTAGTTAACACAACTATGAAAAAGATAGAAAGGAGTGAAGGAATTGAACGTAAGGGTCTAATTCTTAAGCTTATCAATGCTTTAAAGCAAGTTTGTAACCATCCATCGCATTTTGGCAAGAAAAAGCGTGCAAGTATTGAACAGTCAGGAAAGATGCAGATGCTAGAAGAGATATTGATAGGAATTAGTGAGCTTGCAGAAAAATCATTGATATTTACTCAATACACTGAAATGGGTGAGATTATAGCTAGGCTACTTGAAGAAAAGTTTGAATCAAAAGTGCCATTTTTGCATGGAAGTTTATCCCGTAAAGCACGAGACAAAATGGTTAATGATTTTGAAAACTCATTTCGATCAAATATTCTCATAGTATCTTTAAAAGCTGGTGGAACAGGGCTTAATTTAACAGCAGCAAACCATGTAATACATTACGATTTATGGTGGAATCCAGCAGTGGAAGCACAAGCAACAGATAGAGCGTACCGTATTGGACAAGAACGTAATGTTATGGTGTACAGGCTACTTTCAACAGGTACTTTTGAAGAGCGTATTGATGAGATGATTCAAAGCAAGAAAGAGTTAGCAAACTTAACTATAAGTAGCGGTGAAAGTTGGATTACAGAATTTAGCAATAATCAATTGAAAGATTTGATCAATATAAGAAATGCTGTATAA